Proteins from one Lacrimispora sphenoides genomic window:
- the ylxM gene encoding YlxM family DNA-binding protein, which yields MERIARQVLLYDFYGALLTEHQRHIYEDVVFYDLSLSEIAEEQGISRQGVHDLIKRCNRILEDYEEKLHLVKKFEQTKKLAREIQSLTKEFAGTNDMNLIHRIEEISGEIIELEAH from the coding sequence ATGGAGAGGATTGCAAGACAGGTCTTATTATATGATTTCTACGGCGCTCTTTTAACAGAGCATCAGAGGCATATCTACGAAGATGTGGTTTTTTACGACCTTTCTTTAAGTGAGATAGCAGAAGAACAGGGAATCAGCCGTCAGGGTGTCCATGACCTCATTAAACGGTGCAATAGGATCCTGGAAGATTATGAAGAAAAACTTCATCTGGTAAAAAAGTTTGAGCAGACAAAAAAACTGGCCAGAGAGATCCAGAGTTTGACAAAAGAGTTTGCCGGTACGAACGATATGAATCTGATCCATCGCATTGAGGAGATATCGGGTGAAATCATCGAGCTGGAAGCTCATTAG
- the rpsP gene encoding 30S ribosomal protein S16 produces MAVKMRLKRMGQKKAPFYRIVVADSRSPRDGRFIEEVGYYDPTTEPSVIKFNEENAKKWLTAGAQPTEVVSKLLKIAGIQ; encoded by the coding sequence ATGGCAGTAAAAATGAGATTAAAAAGAATGGGTCAGAAAAAGGCTCCTTTCTATAGAATTGTAGTTGCAGATTCCAGATCTCCAAGAGATGGCAGATTCATCGAAGAGGTTGGTTACTATGATCCTACCACAGAACCAAGCGTAATCAAGTTTAACGAAGAGAACGCAAAGAAGTGGTTAACTGCAGGTGCTCAGCCAACTGAAGTTGTAAGCAAGCTTTTAAAGATCGCCGGTATCCAGTAG
- the serS gene encoding serine--tRNA ligase produces MLDLKFVRENPEIVKENIKNKFQDSKLPLVDEVIELDEQNRTAKQEGDALRAERNKLSKQIGALMGQGKKEEAEEMKKKVTDASEHLAQLEEKERELEEKIKKIMMTIPNIIDPSVPIGKDDSENVEVERYGEPVVPEFEIPYHTEIMESFDGIDLDSARKVAGNGFYYLMGDIARLHSSVLSYARDFMINRGFTYCIPPFMIRSEVVTGVMSFAEMDAMMYKIEGEDLYLIGTSEHSMIGKFIDTILPEEKLPQTLTSYSPCFRKEKGAHGLEERGVYRIHQFEKQEMIVVCKPEESMDWYDKLWQNTVDLFRSLDIPVRTLECCSGDLADLKVKSVDVEAWSPRQKKYFEVGSCSNLGDAQARRLKIRVSGDEGRKYFAHTLNNTVAAPPRMLIAFLENNLQADGTVKIPEALQPYMGGTKALMPKK; encoded by the coding sequence ATGTTAGATTTAAAGTTTGTAAGAGAAAATCCTGAAATTGTAAAGGAGAATATTAAAAATAAATTCCAGGATAGCAAGCTGCCGTTAGTTGATGAGGTGATTGAACTTGATGAGCAGAACCGTACAGCAAAGCAGGAAGGTGATGCTTTAAGAGCTGAACGCAACAAACTTTCCAAACAGATCGGCGCCTTGATGGGACAGGGAAAAAAGGAAGAAGCAGAGGAAATGAAGAAGAAAGTGACCGATGCTTCCGAACATCTGGCTCAGTTGGAAGAAAAGGAACGTGAGCTGGAAGAAAAAATCAAAAAGATCATGATGACCATTCCGAATATCATTGATCCCAGCGTCCCCATCGGTAAGGATGACAGCGAAAATGTAGAGGTAGAGCGTTACGGCGAGCCTGTTGTTCCTGAGTTTGAGATTCCTTATCACACAGAAATCATGGAAAGCTTTGACGGCATTGACCTTGACAGTGCAAGAAAAGTGGCCGGCAATGGCTTTTATTACCTGATGGGCGATATTGCAAGGCTTCATTCTTCCGTACTTTCCTATGCAAGAGATTTCATGATAAACCGTGGCTTCACCTATTGCATTCCGCCCTTCATGATCCGCAGTGAAGTGGTTACCGGCGTTATGAGCTTTGCAGAGATGGATGCTATGATGTACAAGATCGAAGGAGAGGATTTATATCTGATCGGTACCAGCGAACATTCCATGATTGGAAAATTCATTGATACCATCCTTCCGGAAGAGAAGCTTCCTCAGACCTTAACCAGTTATTCTCCCTGCTTCCGTAAGGAGAAAGGTGCCCATGGCTTGGAAGAACGCGGAGTGTACCGGATCCATCAGTTTGAAAAGCAGGAAATGATCGTTGTCTGCAAGCCGGAAGAAAGCATGGATTGGTATGATAAATTATGGCAGAATACAGTTGACTTATTCCGTTCCCTGGATATCCCGGTAAGAACTCTGGAATGCTGTTCCGGAGATTTGGCGGATTTAAAGGTGAAATCAGTGGATGTGGAGGCCTGGTCCCCAAGACAGAAAAAGTATTTTGAAGTGGGAAGCTGCTCTAATTTAGGCGATGCCCAGGCAAGAAGACTTAAAATCCGTGTTTCTGGAGACGAAGGAAGAAAGTATTTTGCCCATACGTTAAACAACACCGTAGCTGCTCCTCCAAGAATGCTGATCGCTTTCCTGGAGAACAACTTACAGGCAGATGGAACCGTGAAGATTCCGGAAGCTTTACAGCCCTATATGGGAGGCACGAAAGCACTTATGCCGAAAAAATAA
- a CDS encoding pyridoxamine kinase has product MTSEKHQKKIAVIQDLSGYGRCSLTVALPILSALKVQCCPVPTSILSNHTGFSTYFFDDYTEKMPLYIEQWKELDLSFDGIYSGFLGSEEQIEIVIGMIKDFSTPETKVLVDPIMGDHGKAYQTYTERMCSRMKELVGYGDIVTPNLTEACILTGRQYRPSGWKRSELLAMAAEIWDMGPDSVVITGVREGNYVTNVVAEKDREPHFLRSLHVGSERPGTGDVFSSILAAQTVKGIPLTEAVKKAASFVKASIIKSDELHVPIKNGVCFEEILSLLIR; this is encoded by the coding sequence ATGACATCAGAAAAACATCAGAAAAAAATTGCTGTTATTCAAGATCTGTCGGGATATGGCCGCTGTTCTCTCACAGTGGCTCTTCCTATTCTTTCAGCCTTAAAGGTACAGTGCTGTCCGGTTCCAACTTCCATACTATCGAACCATACCGGATTTTCCACCTACTTTTTTGATGATTATACGGAGAAAATGCCTTTATATATTGAACAGTGGAAGGAACTGGATCTGTCCTTTGACGGGATTTACAGCGGATTTTTAGGTTCCGAGGAACAGATTGAAATTGTTATTGGCATGATTAAGGATTTTAGCACACCGGAAACTAAGGTTTTGGTGGATCCCATTATGGGAGATCACGGAAAAGCCTATCAGACCTATACGGAACGGATGTGCAGCCGCATGAAGGAACTGGTGGGCTATGGTGATATTGTGACCCCCAATCTGACAGAGGCCTGTATCCTGACCGGAAGACAATACCGGCCGTCAGGCTGGAAGCGTTCAGAGCTTCTTGCTATGGCTGCTGAGATATGGGATATGGGACCGGATTCCGTAGTGATCACTGGCGTAAGGGAAGGCAACTATGTGACCAATGTAGTGGCGGAGAAGGACCGGGAACCCCACTTTTTGCGTTCTCTTCATGTCGGCAGTGAACGGCCGGGAACAGGAGATGTATTCTCCAGCATCCTTGCAGCCCAAACCGTGAAAGGGATTCCATTAACAGAAGCAGTGAAAAAAGCGGCCAGTTTTGTAAAGGCCAGTATAATAAAATCCGATGAGCTGCATGTCCCGATAAAAAACGGAGTGTGCTTTGAAGAAATCCTTTCTTTGCTGATTCGGTGA
- a CDS encoding VOC family protein, giving the protein MITFNHFNFNVLDLEKSLKFYKDALGLNPVREKTASDGSFKLIYLGDGKSDFTLELTYLTERKEPYNLGECEFHLAFKTDEYESFYQKHKEMGVICYENPAMGIYFISDPDGYWIEIVPTR; this is encoded by the coding sequence ATGATTACATTTAACCATTTTAATTTTAATGTACTTGATCTGGAAAAGAGCTTAAAATTCTATAAGGATGCACTGGGACTTAACCCTGTGCGTGAAAAAACAGCATCTGACGGTTCCTTTAAACTGATATATTTAGGTGATGGAAAAAGTGATTTTACCCTGGAACTGACTTACTTAACAGAACGAAAAGAGCCTTATAACCTGGGAGAATGTGAATTTCATCTGGCATTCAAAACGGATGAATATGAGAGCTTCTATCAAAAGCATAAGGAAATGGGTGTTATCTGTTATGAAAACCCTGCCATGGGCATTTACTTCATCAGTGATCCTGACGGCTATTGGATCGAGATTGTTCCAACCAGATAA
- a CDS encoding ECF transporter S component — translation MSKTDNRIYKTALTGLFAAMSYVVFTFLQFKITLPGGDATSIHLGNAVCVLGALLLGGLYGGLGGAIGMTIGDLFDPVYVVYAPKTFLLKLCIGLITGFLAHRIGKINESSDKKHILTWTITAVAGGLLFNVIFDPLVGYFYKLLILGKPAADLALAWNVASTSINAITSAIVSVLIYMPLRNALIRSGLFTKIC, via the coding sequence ATGAGTAAAACAGACAACAGGATATATAAAACCGCACTGACAGGACTGTTTGCCGCTATGTCCTATGTAGTATTTACATTCCTGCAATTTAAGATCACACTTCCGGGAGGGGATGCCACTTCCATTCACTTGGGGAATGCGGTCTGCGTTTTGGGAGCACTTCTATTAGGTGGGCTGTACGGCGGCTTAGGCGGCGCTATCGGCATGACCATCGGAGACCTTTTTGATCCGGTTTATGTGGTATATGCGCCAAAGACCTTTCTATTAAAACTGTGCATCGGCCTTATCACCGGATTTCTGGCCCATAGAATCGGAAAGATCAATGAATCCTCTGACAAAAAGCATATACTGACCTGGACCATCACGGCAGTGGCAGGAGGACTATTGTTCAATGTGATCTTTGACCCCCTGGTCGGTTATTTTTACAAGCTTCTGATTCTGGGGAAACCGGCGGCAGATCTGGCACTGGCATGGAACGTTGCATCTACTTCTATTAATGCAATCACCTCCGCCATTGTTTCCGTCCTCATCTACATGCCTCTTAGAAATGCCCTGATCAGGTCCGGTTTATTTACAAAAATTTGTTAG
- the trmD gene encoding tRNA (guanosine(37)-N1)-methyltransferase TrmD, translating into MNYHILTLFPEMVLNGLHTSIIGRAAEKGLLSIEAIDIREYSTDKHRHVDDYPYGGGAGMVMQPMPICEAYDDLCEKIGKKPRVIYMTPQGRVFNQRIAEELAKEEDLVFLCGHYEGIDERALELVATDYLSIGDYVLTGGELPAMVMIDCISRLIPGVLNNDTSAEFESFHDNLLEYPQYTRPEEYRGLRVPDILLSGHHKNIDTWRREQSIKRTLERRPDLLADASLSKKEAEYLKKLENEQEKRE; encoded by the coding sequence ATGAATTATCACATATTAACCCTGTTTCCTGAGATGGTCCTAAACGGCCTCCACACCAGCATTATCGGGAGAGCGGCGGAAAAGGGCCTGCTCTCTATTGAAGCCATAGATATCCGGGAATATTCAACGGACAAGCACCGCCATGTGGATGATTATCCCTATGGAGGCGGAGCCGGAATGGTCATGCAGCCGATGCCTATTTGCGAGGCCTATGATGATTTGTGTGAGAAGATTGGGAAAAAGCCCCGGGTTATCTACATGACTCCCCAGGGGAGGGTTTTTAACCAGAGAATTGCGGAGGAGCTGGCAAAGGAAGAAGACCTTGTTTTCCTATGCGGCCATTATGAAGGAATTGATGAGAGAGCTTTGGAACTTGTTGCCACGGATTATCTTTCCATCGGTGATTATGTGCTGACAGGAGGAGAGCTTCCGGCCATGGTTATGATTGACTGCATTTCCCGGCTGATCCCAGGGGTTTTAAACAACGATACCTCTGCAGAATTTGAATCCTTCCACGACAATCTTCTGGAATATCCCCAGTATACCAGGCCGGAAGAGTATAGGGGACTCCGGGTTCCTGATATCCTTTTATCCGGTCATCATAAAAATATTGATACCTGGAGAAGGGAACAATCCATTAAACGGACCCTGGAACGTAGGCCGGATCTTTTGGCGGATGCCAGCCTGTCTAAAAAAGAAGCAGAATATTTAAAAAAGCTTGAAAATGAGCAGGAAAAACGGGAATAA
- the ffh gene encoding signal recognition particle protein, giving the protein MAFESLSDKLQNVFKSLRGKGRLSEADVKTALKEVKMALLEADVSFKVVKQFISAVQERAIGQDVQNSLTPGQMVIKIVNEELVKLMGSETTEISLKPASDMTIILMAGLQGAGKTTTTAKIAGKLKAKGRKPLLVACDVYRPAAIKQLQINGEKQGVPVFSMGENHKPADIAKAAVAYAAKNDQNVIILDTAGRLHIDEDMMNELIEIKDAVDVHQTILVVDAMTGQDAVNVAGMFNDKIGIDGVIITKLDGDTRGGAALSIRAVTGKPVLYVGMGEKLSDLEQFYPDRMASRILGMGDILSLIEKAESQVDEEKAKELSQKLRKAEFDYNDFLDQMNQVKKMGGMASILSMMPGMGQMKDMDFDEKAMDRVEAIILSMTNKERLNPELMKNASRKQRVAKGAGVDITEVNRIVKQFDQMKKMMKQLPGMMGGGKRHGGLFGKMKLPF; this is encoded by the coding sequence ATGGCTTTTGAGAGCTTATCCGATAAATTACAGAATGTATTTAAGAGCTTAAGAGGCAAAGGACGTTTGTCCGAAGCCGATGTGAAAACAGCCCTTAAAGAAGTGAAGATGGCTTTACTGGAAGCCGATGTAAGCTTTAAGGTTGTTAAACAGTTTATAAGCGCTGTACAGGAGCGGGCAATTGGACAGGATGTCCAGAATAGTCTGACTCCCGGACAGATGGTAATAAAGATTGTAAATGAAGAACTGGTAAAGCTGATGGGATCTGAGACGACTGAAATTTCGTTAAAGCCTGCCAGCGATATGACCATCATCCTGATGGCAGGTCTTCAGGGTGCCGGTAAAACGACAACCACTGCCAAGATTGCCGGAAAGCTTAAGGCAAAGGGCAGGAAGCCGCTTCTCGTTGCTTGTGACGTTTACCGTCCGGCTGCCATCAAGCAGCTGCAGATCAATGGGGAAAAGCAGGGCGTTCCCGTTTTCTCCATGGGAGAAAACCATAAACCGGCAGATATTGCTAAGGCCGCTGTTGCTTATGCGGCAAAGAATGACCAGAATGTGATCATTCTGGATACGGCAGGCCGTCTTCATATTGATGAAGACATGATGAACGAGCTGATTGAAATTAAAGATGCGGTAGATGTTCATCAGACGATATTAGTAGTAGATGCCATGACAGGACAAGATGCGGTAAATGTAGCAGGAATGTTCAACGACAAAATTGGCATTGACGGCGTTATCATTACCAAGCTGGACGGTGATACCAGGGGCGGTGCAGCCCTCTCGATCCGTGCAGTAACCGGCAAACCGGTTCTTTATGTAGGTATGGGAGAAAAACTTTCCGATTTGGAGCAGTTTTATCCAGACCGTATGGCTTCCAGAATTCTTGGTATGGGCGATATCCTTTCCCTTATTGAAAAGGCCGAATCCCAGGTTGATGAAGAGAAAGCAAAAGAGTTGTCTCAAAAGCTCCGCAAGGCAGAATTTGATTACAATGACTTTCTGGACCAGATGAACCAGGTAAAGAAAATGGGCGGCATGGCAAGTATATTAAGCATGATGCCAGGCATGGGCCAGATGAAGGATATGGATTTTGATGAAAAAGCCATGGACCGGGTGGAAGCGATCATCCTTTCCATGACAAACAAAGAACGGTTGAATCCTGAGCTTATGAAAAATGCTTCCAGAAAGCAGCGTGTAGCAAAGGGTGCGGGCGTGGATATCACAGAAGTAAACCGCATAGTCAAGCAGTTTGATCAGATGAAGAAGATGATGAAACAGCTTCCCGGCATGATGGGCGGCGGAAAGCGTCACGGCGGTTTGTTCGGCAAGATGAAGTTACCGTTTTAG
- a CDS encoding thiamine diphosphokinase, protein MDYGFAGRFLENRKFDKIIAVDGGLAALSRLQLKPDAIVGDFDTVAEDVLSEYKNSSDNITWEIHKPEKDETDTELAINTAIGLGCSKLVLLGATGGRMDHFIGNLHLLYACLKKGVEAAIVDEKNWITVIEKGRSFQAETLWGKYISFLPLCNEVKKITLTGFKYPLYEKDIDLGTSLCISNELTGEEGSIEFASGTLICIQSHD, encoded by the coding sequence ATGGATTATGGATTTGCCGGCAGATTCTTAGAAAACAGAAAGTTTGATAAAATCATCGCAGTAGACGGGGGACTTGCAGCTCTTTCCAGGCTACAGTTAAAACCGGATGCCATTGTTGGAGATTTTGACACGGTGGCAGAAGATGTCCTGTCCGAATATAAAAACAGTTCAGATAATATCACCTGGGAAATTCATAAACCGGAAAAGGATGAAACCGATACAGAACTTGCCATAAATACTGCCATAGGGCTTGGCTGTTCAAAGCTGGTCCTGCTGGGGGCAACAGGAGGAAGGATGGACCATTTTATCGGTAATCTTCATCTTCTTTATGCCTGCCTGAAAAAGGGTGTGGAAGCAGCCATTGTTGATGAAAAAAACTGGATCACAGTGATTGAAAAGGGAAGATCCTTTCAGGCTGAAACATTATGGGGGAAATATATTTCCTTCCTTCCCCTGTGCAATGAAGTGAAGAAAATCACATTGACCGGCTTCAAATATCCTCTTTATGAAAAGGACATTGACTTAGGAACCAGCCTGTGTATAAGCAATGAGCTGACAGGTGAAGAGGGCTCGATTGAATTCGCGTCCGGAACCCTGATTTGTATCCAATCTCATGACTAA
- the rpe gene encoding ribulose-phosphate 3-epimerase, with the protein MLKLAPSILAADFKILGQQVAEVSEAGAQYIHLDVMDGAFVPSISFGMPVIGSLRSCTDRIFDVHMMVEEPGRYINDFKEAGADLICVHAEACTHLDRTINQIKEAGLKAGVALNPATSLSVLDFILPEVDMVLIMTVNPGFGGQKFIPYTLDKVKALRRICRERNLETDIQVDGGVTCENVRELIEAGANVFVAGSAVFKGNAADNTKAFLKIFEEYEG; encoded by the coding sequence ATGCTTAAACTTGCCCCTTCCATATTAGCGGCAGACTTTAAAATTCTTGGACAGCAGGTAGCTGAAGTGTCGGAGGCAGGAGCCCAGTACATTCATTTAGATGTGATGGATGGTGCATTTGTACCCAGCATTTCATTTGGGATGCCGGTCATCGGAAGCCTGCGGAGCTGTACGGACCGCATATTCGATGTTCACATGATGGTTGAGGAACCTGGAAGATATATCAATGATTTCAAAGAAGCGGGAGCTGATCTCATCTGTGTCCATGCGGAGGCCTGCACCCATTTAGACCGTACCATAAATCAAATCAAGGAAGCTGGCCTAAAGGCCGGAGTGGCCCTTAATCCGGCAACTTCCTTATCAGTCCTGGATTTCATTCTTCCGGAAGTGGACATGGTTTTAATCATGACGGTAAACCCGGGCTTTGGCGGACAAAAGTTCATTCCGTATACCCTGGATAAGGTTAAGGCCTTAAGGCGCATCTGCAGGGAGCGGAATTTAGAGACAGATATCCAGGTTGACGGAGGCGTGACCTGTGAAAATGTTAGAGAACTAATTGAGGCAGGTGCTAATGTATTTGTGGCTGGTTCCGCTGTATTTAAAGGTAATGCGGCAGACAATACAAAAGCATTCTTAAAAATATTTGAGGAATATGAAGGGTGA
- the rimM gene encoding ribosome maturation factor RimM (Essential for efficient processing of 16S rRNA), with product MDNLLRVGVISSTHGVRGEVKVYPTTDDVNRFKSLKNVILDTGREHMDLEIQGVKFFKNMVILKFKGYDSIDDIEKYKGKDLLITRDQAVELGPDENFIFDLIGLRVVTEDGQEFGTLTDVIKTGANDVYEVKTAEGKEVLLPAIKECVLNVDLTEGTVTVHIMDGLLD from the coding sequence ATGGATAATTTGTTAAGAGTTGGCGTAATTTCATCCACTCACGGGGTGAGAGGAGAAGTGAAGGTTTATCCAACCACAGACGATGTAAATCGTTTTAAAAGTCTAAAGAATGTAATTCTGGATACAGGCCGGGAGCATATGGATCTGGAAATCCAGGGAGTAAAGTTTTTTAAGAATATGGTGATCCTTAAGTTTAAAGGATATGATTCCATTGATGACATTGAAAAATATAAAGGAAAAGATCTGCTCATAACCAGGGACCAGGCGGTAGAGCTGGGACCGGATGAAAATTTCATTTTTGACTTAATTGGACTTCGCGTAGTCACTGAGGATGGACAAGAGTTTGGAACCCTGACCGATGTGATCAAGACCGGAGCCAATGATGTTTATGAAGTAAAGACGGCAGAAGGGAAGGAAGTCCTGCTTCCGGCAATCAAGGAATGCGTGTTAAATGTGGATTTAACAGAAGGAACTGTTACCGTTCACATCATGGATGGACTTCTGGATTAA
- the rplS gene encoding 50S ribosomal protein L19 has translation MNEIIKNIEAAQLKQEVPQFNVGDTVKVYNKIKEGARERIQIFEGTVIKRQNGGARETFTVRKNSNGIGVEKTWPLHSPSVDNIEVVRRGKVRRAKLYYLRDRVGKAAKVKESVK, from the coding sequence ATGAACGAAATTATTAAGAATATTGAAGCAGCACAGTTAAAGCAGGAAGTTCCTCAGTTCAACGTTGGCGATACCGTTAAGGTATACAACAAGATCAAAGAGGGTGCCCGCGAAAGAATCCAGATTTTTGAAGGAACCGTTATTAAAAGACAGAACGGCGGCGCCAGAGAGACATTTACCGTAAGAAAGAATTCTAACGGCATCGGCGTTGAAAAGACCTGGCCATTACATTCCCCTTCTGTAGACAACATTGAAGTTGTAAGAAGAGGTAAAGTAAGAAGAGCAAAACTTTACTACTTAAGAGACAGAGTTGGTAAGGCTGCTAAGGTCAAAGAATCAGTTAAATAA
- a CDS encoding alpha/beta fold hydrolase → MYIEVNGVTLYYEVSGNGPAILLVHGNGEDRSIFNETAELLRENYTVYALDSRDHGKSSRVKTLGYEAMAEDVAEFVRKLKLEKPCYCGFSDGGIIGILAAVRYPELFSKLVLCGANAYPHGLKWYWLKLFALLEAINHDPKLLMMLKEPQITVKELESIPVPVLLLAGERDMVRESHTRYLASKIKRSCLKILPGEGHGSYIVHSRKLYYFMKKFLERPIPREE, encoded by the coding sequence GTGTATATTGAAGTAAATGGAGTCACGTTATATTATGAGGTGTCAGGAAACGGCCCGGCGATCCTTCTTGTCCATGGAAATGGAGAAGATCGTAGTATTTTTAATGAAACAGCGGAGCTTTTAAGAGAAAATTATACCGTTTATGCCCTGGATTCCAGAGATCATGGAAAAAGTTCCAGAGTGAAAACACTGGGGTATGAGGCAATGGCGGAAGACGTGGCTGAATTTGTCAGGAAGCTGAAGCTTGAAAAACCCTGTTACTGTGGATTCAGCGACGGCGGGATCATCGGGATTCTTGCAGCCGTCCGGTATCCGGAGCTTTTTTCAAAGCTGGTGTTATGTGGTGCCAATGCTTATCCTCATGGTTTAAAATGGTACTGGCTTAAACTATTCGCTCTGTTGGAAGCCATAAATCATGATCCAAAGCTTTTAATGATGCTGAAAGAACCCCAGATAACGGTCAAAGAGCTGGAGAGCATTCCTGTTCCGGTCCTTCTTTTGGCAGGTGAACGAGATATGGTCCGTGAATCCCATACCCGATATCTTGCCTCAAAAATTAAAAGAAGCTGCCTTAAGATCCTTCCCGGAGAAGGACATGGCAGTTATATCGTACACAGCAGGAAACTTTATTATTTCATGAAGAAATTTCTTGAACGACCAATTCCGAGAGAAGAATAA
- a CDS encoding KH domain-containing protein: MKELVEVIARALVDNPDQVVVTETVKDDEIILELTVAPSDMGKVIGKQGRIAKAIRSVVKAAASKEDKKVTVEIQ; encoded by the coding sequence ATGAAGGAATTAGTAGAAGTAATTGCAAGAGCACTGGTTGATAACCCGGATCAGGTTGTTGTTACTGAAACCGTTAAAGACGATGAGATAATCCTTGAACTTACGGTTGCACCTTCCGACATGGGTAAGGTAATTGGCAAGCAGGGCAGGATCGCTAAAGCTATCCGCTCTGTTGTAAAAGCAGCAGCTTCCAAAGAAGACAAAAAGGTTACTGTAGAAATCCAGTAA
- the rsgA gene encoding ribosome small subunit-dependent GTPase A codes for MTGKILKGIAGFYYVHGTDENIYECKAKGVFRNINVKPLVGDDVEFSVLDSIELKGNIEQILPRKNTLVRPAVANVDQALVLFAITHPEPNLNLLDRFLVMMEVQEVPVNICFNKTDLSGSEEKQALLEIYEAAGYPVYFASTYDDQGIEEIRDLVRGKTTVLAGPSGVGKSSLTNLLYPQAEMETANISEKIQRGKHTTRHSEIFGIGRDTYLMDTPGFSSMYLEDLECSQLKDYFPEFEPYEDECRFLGCVHIGEKTCGIKDAVEEGKINRGRYENYRLLYQDLKEKRRY; via the coding sequence ATGACAGGAAAAATTTTGAAAGGAATTGCAGGCTTTTACTATGTGCACGGCACGGACGAAAACATCTATGAATGCAAAGCAAAGGGTGTTTTCCGCAATATAAACGTGAAACCTTTGGTTGGAGATGATGTGGAATTTTCTGTTCTGGACAGTATAGAACTGAAAGGAAACATCGAACAAATCCTGCCAAGGAAAAACACTCTGGTTCGTCCGGCTGTAGCCAATGTGGATCAGGCGCTGGTGTTGTTTGCCATTACCCATCCGGAACCCAACTTAAATCTGCTGGATCGTTTTCTGGTTATGATGGAAGTTCAGGAGGTTCCTGTAAATATCTGTTTTAATAAAACTGATTTGTCAGGCAGTGAAGAAAAGCAGGCTCTTTTAGAAATTTATGAGGCAGCTGGCTATCCTGTGTATTTTGCCAGTACCTATGATGATCAGGGAATTGAGGAGATCAGAGATCTGGTGCGTGGGAAAACCACGGTTCTGGCAGGACCTTCCGGAGTGGGAAAGTCCTCCTTAACGAACCTTCTTTATCCTCAGGCTGAGATGGAGACCGCAAATATCAGCGAGAAAATCCAGAGAGGAAAGCATACCACCAGGCATTCGGAGATTTTTGGCATCGGACGGGATACGTACCTTATGGATACGCCGGGTTTTAGTTCCATGTACTTGGAAGACTTAGAGTGCAGTCAACTGAAGGATTATTTCCCGGAGTTTGAACCCTATGAGGACGAGTGTCGGTTTCTGGGCTGTGTGCACATAGGTGAAAAAACCTGCGGCATAAAGGATGCGGTAGAAGAAGGAAAAATAAACCGGGGCCGATATGAAAATTACCGGCTTTTATATCAGGATCTAAAAGAGAAAAGGAGATATTAA